The following coding sequences lie in one Cronobacter universalis NCTC 9529 genomic window:
- the folK gene encoding 2-amino-4-hydroxy-6-hydroxymethyldihydropteridine diphosphokinase, whose translation MTLAFIALGSNLAEPLTQVNNALAALARIPHSRIVATSSFYRTPPLGPQDQPDYLNAAVALETTLSAEALLDNTQRIELEQGRVRKAERWGPRTLDLDIMLFGDATINTGRLTVPHYDMKNRAFMLLPLSEIAPALRFPDGERLADVLERLDCSAIRHW comes from the coding sequence GTGACGCTGGCCTTTATCGCGCTCGGCAGCAATCTTGCCGAGCCGCTTACTCAGGTCAATAACGCGCTGGCCGCGCTGGCGCGTATTCCGCACAGCCGCATTGTGGCGACCTCCTCTTTCTATCGCACCCCGCCGCTCGGCCCGCAGGATCAGCCAGATTACCTGAATGCCGCCGTGGCGCTGGAGACGACGCTTAGCGCCGAAGCGCTTCTCGATAACACGCAGCGCATTGAACTTGAGCAGGGGCGTGTGCGTAAAGCGGAGCGCTGGGGTCCGCGTACGCTCGATCTCGACATCATGCTGTTTGGCGACGCGACGATAAACACCGGGCGCCTGACCGTTCCCCACTACGACATGAAAAACCGGGCTTTCATGCTGCTGCCGCTCTCAGAGATTGCGCCCGCGCTGCGCTTCCCGGATGGCGAGCGTCTGGCCGATGTGCTCGAACGCCTTGATTGTTCAGCAATTCGCCACTGGTAA
- the pcnB gene encoding polynucleotide adenylyltransferase PcnB: MFTRVANFCRKVLNREESVVDEGVAQPAITIIPREQHAISRKDISENALKVMYRLNKAGYESWLVGGGVRDLLLGKKPKDFDVTTNATPDQVRKLFRNCRLVGRRFRLAHVMFGPEIIEVATFRGHHEESVSDRATSQRGQNGMLLRDNIFGSIEEDAQRRDFTINSLYYSVADFTVRDYVGGLNDLNEGIIRLIGDPETRYREDPVRMLRAVRFAARLDMRISSETGEPIPRLATLLNDVPPARLFEESLKLLQTGYGYATYRLLCEYNLFQPLFPGISRYFTEKGDSPMERIIAQVLKNTDHRIHNDMRVNPAFLFAAMFWYPQLEMAQKIAQESGLAYYDAFALAMNDVLDEACRSLAIPKRITTLIRDIWMLQLRLSRRQGKRAWKLMEHPKFRAAYDLLALRAEAENNSELQRLTNWWGEFQSAAPPMQKDMLNDLGDEPAARRRTRRPRRRTSPRREGNA; the protein is encoded by the coding sequence ATTTTTACCCGAGTCGCTAATTTTTGCCGTAAGGTGTTAAACCGCGAGGAGAGCGTGGTTGACGAAGGCGTCGCACAGCCCGCCATAACCATTATCCCGCGTGAACAGCACGCTATCTCCCGCAAAGATATCAGCGAGAACGCGCTTAAAGTGATGTACCGCCTGAATAAAGCGGGCTATGAATCCTGGCTTGTGGGCGGCGGTGTGCGCGATCTGCTGCTTGGCAAAAAACCGAAAGATTTCGACGTCACCACCAACGCCACGCCGGATCAGGTGCGCAAGCTGTTCCGCAACTGCCGTCTGGTCGGCCGCCGTTTCCGCCTGGCCCACGTCATGTTCGGGCCGGAAATCATTGAAGTCGCCACCTTTCGCGGCCACCACGAAGAGAGCGTGAGCGATCGCGCCACCTCCCAGCGCGGCCAGAACGGCATGCTGCTGCGCGACAACATTTTCGGCTCTATCGAAGAAGACGCCCAGCGCCGCGATTTCACCATCAACAGCCTCTATTACAGCGTGGCCGATTTCACGGTACGCGATTACGTGGGCGGCCTGAACGATCTCAACGAAGGCATTATCCGTCTTATCGGCGATCCGGAAACCCGCTACCGCGAAGATCCGGTGCGTATGCTGCGCGCCGTGCGCTTCGCGGCACGGCTTGATATGCGCATCAGCTCGGAAACCGGGGAGCCCATCCCGCGCCTCGCCACGCTGCTGAACGATGTGCCGCCGGCGCGTCTGTTTGAAGAGTCGCTGAAGCTGTTGCAGACCGGTTACGGCTATGCGACTTATCGCCTGCTGTGCGAATACAATCTGTTCCAGCCGCTGTTCCCCGGTATCAGCCGCTATTTCACCGAGAAAGGCGACAGCCCGATGGAGCGCATCATCGCGCAGGTGCTGAAGAACACCGATCACCGCATTCATAATGATATGCGCGTGAACCCGGCGTTCCTGTTCGCCGCGATGTTCTGGTATCCGCAGCTCGAAATGGCGCAGAAAATCGCCCAGGAGAGCGGCCTTGCCTACTATGACGCCTTCGCGCTCGCCATGAACGACGTGCTGGATGAAGCCTGCCGCTCGCTCGCGATCCCGAAACGCATCACGACGCTTATCCGCGATATCTGGATGCTGCAGCTGCGCCTGTCGCGCCGTCAGGGCAAACGCGCCTGGAAGCTGATGGAGCACCCGAAATTCCGCGCCGCCTACGATCTGCTGGCGCTGCGCGCCGAAGCGGAAAACAACAGCGAACTGCAACGCCTGACGAACTGGTGGGGCGAATTCCAGTCCGCCGCGCCGCCGATGCAAAAAGATATGCTTAACGATCTGGGCGACGAGCCGGCCGCGCGCCGCCGCACGCGTCGTCCACGCCGTCGCACCTCCCCGCGCCGCGAGGGTAACGCGTGA
- the gluQRS gene encoding tRNA glutamyl-Q(34) synthetase GluQRS — translation MSVKPYIGRFAPSPSGELHFGSLIAALGSYLQARALQGQWLVRIEDIDPPREVPGAADVILRQLDHYGLHWDGEVLYQSQRHEAYREALAYLREHGLSYYCTCPRSRIQQLGGIYDGHCRALCHGPENAAVRLVQTHPVMAFTDKLRGNITADPALAREDFIIHRRDGLFAYNLAVVVDDHFQGVTQIVRGADLIEPTVRQISLYQQLGWQVPDYVHLPLVVNPDGNKLSKQNHAPPLPEGDPRPVLVEALAFLNQPVDDDWRALSTETLLRQAVEKWVLSAVPAAVAANPAFSNALR, via the coding sequence ATGTCTGTTAAGCCATACATCGGGCGTTTCGCCCCCTCTCCTTCCGGCGAACTGCATTTCGGCTCGCTGATTGCCGCGCTCGGCAGTTATCTTCAGGCCCGCGCATTACAAGGTCAGTGGCTTGTCCGTATCGAAGATATCGATCCGCCGCGCGAAGTGCCGGGCGCCGCCGACGTGATTTTGCGCCAGCTTGATCATTACGGCCTGCACTGGGACGGCGAGGTGCTGTATCAGTCGCAGCGTCACGAAGCCTACCGCGAGGCGCTGGCGTACCTGCGCGAGCACGGGCTAAGCTACTACTGCACCTGCCCGCGCAGCCGTATTCAGCAACTGGGCGGCATTTATGATGGCCACTGCCGCGCGTTGTGCCACGGCCCGGAGAACGCCGCCGTGCGGCTCGTGCAGACGCACCCGGTCATGGCGTTTACCGATAAACTGCGCGGCAACATCACCGCCGACCCGGCGCTCGCCCGCGAAGATTTTATTATTCACCGCCGCGACGGTCTGTTCGCCTATAACCTGGCGGTCGTCGTCGACGACCATTTCCAGGGCGTGACGCAAATCGTGCGCGGGGCGGATCTTATCGAGCCGACGGTGCGCCAGATTTCGCTCTACCAGCAGCTTGGCTGGCAGGTGCCGGATTACGTTCACCTGCCGCTGGTGGTGAACCCGGATGGCAATAAGCTTTCCAAACAGAACCACGCCCCGCCGCTGCCGGAAGGCGATCCGCGTCCGGTGCTGGTTGAGGCGCTGGCGTTTTTAAACCAGCCGGTCGATGACGACTGGCGCGCGCTTTCCACCGAAACGCTGTTGCGTCAGGCGGTGGAAAAATGGGTTCTCAGCGCGGTGCCTGCGGCGGTAGCCGCGAATCCGGCATTCTCAAATGCGTTGCGCTGA
- the dksA gene encoding RNA polymerase-binding protein DksA produces MQEGQNRKTSSLSILAIAGVEPYQEKPGEEYMNEAQLAHFRRILEAWRNQLRDEVDRTVTHMQDEAANFPDPVDRAAQEEEFSLELRNRDRERKLIKKIEKTLKKVEDEDFGYCESCGVEIGIRRLEARPTADLCIDCKTLAEIREKQMAG; encoded by the coding sequence ATGCAAGAAGGGCAAAACCGTAAAACATCGTCCCTGAGTATTCTCGCCATCGCTGGGGTGGAGCCTTATCAGGAGAAACCGGGCGAAGAGTATATGAACGAAGCCCAGCTGGCGCACTTCAGGCGTATTCTTGAGGCATGGCGTAATCAACTCCGGGATGAAGTCGATCGCACCGTAACCCACATGCAGGATGAAGCTGCAAACTTCCCGGATCCGGTAGACCGTGCCGCCCAGGAAGAGGAGTTCAGCCTTGAGCTGCGTAACCGCGACCGCGAACGCAAGCTTATCAAGAAGATTGAAAAGACGCTGAAAAAAGTGGAAGACGAAGATTTCGGCTACTGCGAATCCTGCGGTGTTGAAATCGGCATCCGTCGCCTGGAAGCACGTCCGACCGCCGATCTGTGCATCGACTGTAAGACGCTCGCTGAAATCCGCGAAAAACAGATGGCCGGCTAA
- the sfsA gene encoding DNA/RNA nuclease SfsA, with amino-acid sequence MEFTPALQPARLIQRYKRFLADVVTPQGETLTLHCPNTGAMTGCATPGDTVWYSTSSVATRKYPHTWELTQTRDGALICVNTLRANTVVKEALQAQRLPALAGYESLKSEVKYGAERSRIDFMLQASDKVNCYIEVKSVTLSEQDSGYFPDAVTARGQKHLRELMSVVEQGDRAVLLFAVLHSAITQVAPARHIDERYAELLSEAQRKGVEVLAWKASLSASEITLTSPLPVRL; translated from the coding sequence ATGGAATTTACCCCCGCACTGCAACCGGCCCGGCTGATTCAGCGCTACAAGCGCTTTCTCGCCGATGTGGTCACGCCGCAAGGCGAGACCTTAACCCTGCACTGTCCGAATACCGGCGCGATGACCGGCTGCGCGACGCCGGGAGATACCGTCTGGTATTCCACCTCAAGCGTCGCGACGCGCAAATATCCGCACACCTGGGAATTAACCCAAACCCGTGACGGCGCGCTGATTTGCGTGAATACGCTGCGCGCCAACACGGTGGTGAAAGAGGCGTTGCAGGCGCAGCGCCTACCTGCGCTCGCCGGTTACGAGAGCCTGAAGAGTGAAGTCAAGTACGGTGCCGAACGCAGCCGCATCGACTTTATGTTGCAGGCGAGTGACAAGGTTAACTGCTATATTGAGGTGAAATCCGTGACGCTGTCGGAGCAGGATTCAGGGTACTTCCCGGATGCGGTGACCGCGCGCGGTCAGAAGCATTTACGGGAGCTGATGAGCGTAGTGGAGCAAGGGGATCGCGCCGTGCTGTTGTTCGCCGTGCTGCACTCCGCCATTACGCAGGTTGCCCCGGCGCGCCATATTGATGAACGCTATGCCGAGCTGTTAAGCGAGGCGCAGCGCAAGGGGGTGGAAGTGCTGGCCTGGAAGGCCTCGCTTTCCGCCAGTGAGATAACGCTGACGTCGCCTTTGCCGGTTCGCTTATAA
- the thpR gene encoding RNA 2',3'-cyclic phosphodiesterase — MSDQKRLFFALPLPADLQQQIIEWRAAHFAPDAGRPIAAANLHITLAFLGDVSAQKQRTLSALAGRIQQPGFTLALDDAGHWPRSQVVWLGSRQPPRGLLQLANLLRAQAARSGCPQSAQPFHPHVTLLRNAQHPVRLPPPGFGWQLPVREFVLYESRFEQGRTRYQPLQRWSLNP; from the coding sequence ATGTCAGACCAGAAACGGCTGTTTTTCGCGCTGCCCCTGCCAGCCGACCTTCAGCAACAGATTATCGAGTGGCGCGCCGCACACTTTGCGCCCGACGCGGGCAGGCCGATTGCCGCCGCGAATTTGCATATCACGCTCGCGTTTTTAGGCGATGTCAGCGCGCAAAAGCAGCGCACGTTAAGCGCGCTTGCCGGACGTATTCAGCAGCCGGGGTTTACGCTTGCGCTGGACGACGCCGGACACTGGCCGCGCTCGCAGGTCGTCTGGCTCGGCTCCCGCCAGCCGCCGCGCGGCCTGCTGCAGCTCGCGAATTTACTGCGCGCGCAGGCGGCGCGCAGCGGTTGCCCACAAAGCGCGCAACCCTTTCATCCGCATGTCACATTACTGCGTAACGCTCAGCACCCGGTCAGGCTGCCGCCGCCAGGGTTTGGCTGGCAGCTTCCGGTGCGGGAGTTTGTGCTGTATGAATCGCGATTTGAACAGGGACGTACCCGTTACCAGCCGCTGCAACGCTGGTCTCTGAACCCATAA
- the hrpB gene encoding ATP-dependent helicase HrpB: MSSLPVAAVLPDLLNALPHAPQVLLCAPTGAGKSTWLPLEILKSGVLDGKIIMLEPRRLAARNVAQRLADLLGEPCGETVGYRMRAESCTGPATRLEVVTEGILTRLLQRDPELSGVSLVILDEFHERSVQADLALALLLDVQQGLREDLKLLIMSATLDNARLQALLPQAPTVVSEGRSFPVERRYQALSAHQRFDEAVAQAVSGLLREEAGSLLLFLPGVGEIQRVQTQLAERVGRDVLLCPLYGALPLAEQRKAILPAPPGFRKVVLATNIAETSLTIEGIRLVVDSAQERVARFDARTGLTRLITQRISQASMTQRAGRAGRLEPGICLHLLPKEQAERAAAQAEAEITQSDLSGLLLELLIWGCRDVTDLQWLDLPPALNLAAARELLTALGALKEGQLTARGRQMAQFGNDPRLAAMLACAEGADAQATAARLAAILEEPPRGAEADLRSAFSRSQGNWQARSAQLMKRLNARGGAPSLSLAPALLACAFGDRIARRRGQEGRYQLANGMGAMLNQDDALTRYEWLIAPLLLQGSNSADARILQALPLDIDALIDQCPHLLSQRDSLEWNDEQGTLRAQRRWQVGQLVLKTQPLSKPSEGELHQAMLNGIREKGLSVLNWTPEAEQLRLRLHCAARWLPEQPWPDVSDEALLGSLDVWLLPALHGVHSLRALKNINLAQALLHLLDWTQRQRLDSALPAHYTVPTGSRIAIRYHEENPPALAVRIQEMFGEAETPVIAEGRVPLTLELLSPAQRPLQITRDLSAFWRGAWKEVQKEMKGRYPKHVWPDDPANALPTRRTKKYQ, from the coding sequence GTGTCGTCTTTACCGGTTGCCGCCGTTTTGCCTGACCTTCTCAACGCCCTGCCGCACGCGCCGCAGGTGCTGCTGTGCGCCCCGACCGGCGCCGGGAAATCGACCTGGCTGCCGCTGGAAATCTTAAAGTCCGGCGTGCTGGACGGGAAAATCATCATGCTGGAGCCCAGACGGCTCGCGGCGCGCAACGTCGCGCAGCGTCTGGCGGATCTGCTCGGCGAGCCGTGCGGCGAAACCGTGGGCTACCGGATGCGCGCCGAAAGCTGCACCGGCCCGGCCACGCGGCTGGAAGTCGTGACCGAAGGCATTCTGACGCGGCTGTTGCAGCGCGACCCGGAGCTTTCCGGCGTGTCGCTGGTGATCCTCGATGAATTCCACGAGCGCAGCGTGCAGGCGGATCTGGCGCTGGCGCTGCTGCTCGATGTCCAGCAGGGGCTGCGTGAGGATCTTAAACTGCTGATCATGTCTGCGACGCTCGACAACGCGCGCCTGCAGGCGCTGCTGCCGCAGGCGCCAACGGTGGTCTCCGAAGGGCGCAGTTTTCCGGTGGAGCGGCGCTATCAGGCGCTTTCCGCCCATCAGCGTTTCGATGAGGCGGTGGCGCAGGCGGTGAGCGGGTTACTGCGTGAAGAAGCCGGTTCGCTGCTGCTGTTTTTGCCGGGCGTCGGCGAGATCCAGCGCGTGCAGACGCAGCTTGCTGAGCGCGTGGGGCGCGACGTGCTGCTGTGTCCGCTCTACGGCGCGCTGCCGCTCGCGGAGCAGCGCAAGGCTATCCTGCCCGCGCCGCCGGGCTTTCGCAAAGTGGTGCTCGCCACCAATATCGCCGAAACCAGTCTGACCATCGAAGGCATCCGGCTGGTGGTGGACAGCGCCCAGGAGCGCGTGGCGCGCTTTGACGCCCGCACCGGGCTGACGCGCCTTATCACGCAGCGCATCAGCCAGGCGTCGATGACCCAGCGCGCCGGTCGCGCCGGCCGCCTTGAGCCGGGCATCTGTCTGCATCTTCTGCCAAAAGAGCAGGCGGAACGGGCCGCCGCGCAGGCGGAAGCGGAAATCACGCAAAGCGATCTCTCGGGGCTGCTGCTGGAACTACTAATCTGGGGATGCCGTGACGTGACCGATCTCCAGTGGCTCGATCTGCCGCCTGCGCTGAACCTTGCCGCCGCGCGCGAACTGCTCACCGCGCTGGGCGCGCTGAAAGAGGGCCAGCTCACCGCGCGTGGACGCCAGATGGCGCAGTTCGGCAACGATCCGCGCCTCGCCGCGATGCTGGCCTGCGCGGAAGGCGCTGACGCGCAGGCGACGGCGGCGCGGCTCGCCGCAATCCTTGAGGAGCCGCCGCGCGGCGCGGAGGCCGATTTGCGCAGCGCCTTTTCCCGCAGCCAGGGCAACTGGCAGGCCCGCAGCGCGCAGCTGATGAAGCGGCTTAACGCCCGCGGCGGCGCGCCGTCGCTCTCGCTGGCGCCCGCGCTGCTCGCCTGCGCGTTCGGCGATCGCATCGCGCGTCGTCGCGGGCAGGAAGGGCGTTATCAGCTCGCCAACGGCATGGGCGCGATGCTTAACCAGGATGATGCGCTGACGCGCTATGAGTGGCTTATCGCGCCGCTCTTATTGCAGGGCAGTAACAGCGCTGACGCGCGGATTTTACAGGCGCTGCCGCTGGATATCGACGCGCTGATTGACCAATGCCCGCATTTGCTGAGCCAGCGCGATTCGCTGGAGTGGAATGACGAGCAGGGCACGCTGCGCGCGCAGCGCCGCTGGCAGGTCGGGCAACTGGTGCTGAAAACCCAGCCGCTTTCAAAACCCTCCGAAGGCGAACTTCATCAGGCGATGCTTAACGGCATTCGCGAAAAAGGGCTTTCTGTTCTTAACTGGACGCCGGAGGCGGAGCAGTTGCGCCTGCGTTTGCACTGCGCGGCGCGCTGGCTGCCGGAGCAGCCGTGGCCGGACGTCAGCGACGAAGCGCTGCTGGGCTCGCTCGATGTCTGGCTGTTACCGGCGCTTCACGGCGTGCATTCGCTGCGCGCGCTGAAAAACATCAATCTCGCCCAGGCGCTGCTGCATTTACTCGACTGGACGCAGCGGCAACGGCTGGATAGTGCGCTGCCGGCGCATTACACTGTGCCGACCGGCAGCCGGATAGCGATTCGCTATCATGAGGAGAACCCACCGGCGCTGGCGGTGCGCATCCAGGAGATGTTTGGTGAGGCCGAAACGCCGGTTATCGCCGAAGGCCGGGTGCCGCTCACCCTTGAACTGCTTTCACCCGCCCAGCGGCCGCTGCAGATCACGCGCGATCTCAGCGCGTTCTGGCGCGGCGCCTGGAAAGAGGTGCAGAAGGAGATGAAAGGGCGCTACCCGAAACATGTCTGGCCGGACGATCCGGCCAACGCGCTGCCGACCCGGCGCACTAAAAAGTATCAGTAA
- the mrcB gene encoding bifunctional glycosyl transferase/transpeptidase: MAGNDREPIGRKGRPTRPAKQKVSRRRLRDEDYDDEYEDDDEEPMPRKVKGKKGKGGKQGGKRRWLWLLLKLFVIFVVLLVIYGVYLDQKIRSRIDGKVWQLPAAVYGRMVNLEPDMTISKQEMVKLLEATQYRQVTKMTRPGEFTVQANSIEMIRRPFDFPDSKEGQIRARLEFDGDHLASIENMDSNRNFGFFRLDPRLITMLSSPNGEQRLFVPRSGFPDLLVDTLVATEDRHFYEHDGISVWSIGRAVLANLTAGRAVQGGSTLTQQLVKNLFLTNKRTLWRKANEAYMALIMDARYDKDRILELYLNEVYLGQSGDDQIRGFPLASLYYFGRPVEELSLDQQALLVGMVKGASLYNPWRNPKLALERRNLVLRLLQEQKVIDQELYDMLSARPLGVQPRGGVISPQPAFMQMVRQELQAKLGDKVKDLSGVKIFTTFDSVAQDAAEKAAVEGIPALIKQRKLKDLETAMVVVDRFTGEVRAMVGGANPQFAGYNRAMQARRSIGSLAKPATYLTALSQPNTYRLNTWIADAPISLRQPNGQVWSPQNDDHRFSGQVMLVDALTRSMNVPTVNLGMALGLPAVTDTWKKLGAPENQLHAVPSMLLGALNLTPVEVAQAFQTIASGGNRAQLSVLRSVIAEDGSVLYQSFPQSERAVPAQAAYLTLWTMQQVVQRGTGHALAVKFPKLHLAGKTGTTNNNVDTWFAGIDGREVVITWVGRDNNQPTKLYGASGAMAIYQRYLTNQSPIPLDLTPPEDIVDMGVDDMGNFLCGGGGTRTLPVWTSDPNALCQQSQPVAPSGNPFDQSAPQQPQQQQPQQAPQQEEKSDGVAGWIKDMFGSN, from the coding sequence ATGGCGGGGAATGACCGCGAACCTATCGGACGCAAAGGACGACCGACGCGTCCGGCAAAACAGAAGGTAAGCCGTCGTCGTCTCAGGGATGAGGATTATGACGATGAGTATGAAGACGATGATGAGGAGCCGATGCCGCGTAAGGTAAAAGGCAAAAAAGGCAAAGGCGGAAAACAGGGCGGCAAACGCCGCTGGCTGTGGCTTCTGTTAAAGCTGTTTGTGATTTTTGTGGTGCTGCTGGTTATCTACGGCGTCTATCTCGATCAGAAAATCCGCAGCCGTATCGATGGCAAAGTCTGGCAACTGCCGGCGGCGGTCTACGGGCGCATGGTTAACCTTGAGCCGGATATGACCATCAGCAAGCAGGAGATGGTGAAGCTGCTGGAGGCGACGCAGTATCGTCAGGTGACGAAAATGACGCGTCCTGGCGAGTTTACCGTCCAGGCCAACAGCATCGAGATGATCCGCCGCCCGTTCGATTTCCCGGACAGCAAAGAGGGGCAGATCCGCGCGCGCCTGGAGTTTGACGGCGACCATCTGGCTTCTATCGAGAACATGGACAGCAACCGTAATTTCGGTTTCTTCCGCCTCGATCCGCGGCTGATCACGATGCTGTCATCGCCTAACGGCGAGCAGCGCCTGTTTGTGCCGCGCTCCGGCTTCCCGGATCTGCTGGTGGACACGCTCGTCGCGACGGAAGACCGTCACTTCTACGAGCATGACGGCATCAGCGTCTGGTCGATTGGTCGTGCGGTGCTGGCGAACCTGACGGCGGGCCGCGCGGTGCAGGGCGGCAGTACGCTGACGCAGCAGCTGGTGAAAAACCTGTTCCTGACCAACAAGCGCACCCTGTGGCGTAAAGCCAACGAAGCGTACATGGCGCTTATCATGGACGCGCGCTATGACAAAGACCGCATCCTTGAGCTGTATCTGAACGAGGTCTATCTCGGCCAGAGCGGCGACGATCAGATCCGCGGCTTCCCGCTGGCGAGCCTCTATTATTTCGGCCGTCCGGTTGAAGAGCTGAGCCTCGATCAGCAGGCGCTGCTGGTGGGCATGGTGAAGGGCGCGTCGCTCTATAACCCGTGGCGTAACCCGAAACTGGCGCTGGAGCGTCGTAACCTGGTGCTGCGCCTGTTGCAGGAGCAGAAGGTTATCGACCAGGAGCTCTACGACATGCTGAGCGCCCGTCCGCTCGGGGTGCAGCCGCGCGGCGGCGTGATCTCCCCGCAGCCGGCGTTTATGCAGATGGTGCGCCAGGAGTTGCAGGCGAAGCTTGGCGATAAAGTGAAAGATCTTTCCGGCGTGAAGATTTTCACCACGTTTGATTCGGTCGCGCAGGACGCGGCGGAGAAAGCGGCGGTGGAAGGCATTCCGGCGCTGATTAAACAGCGCAAGCTGAAAGATCTGGAAACCGCGATGGTGGTGGTGGACCGTTTCACCGGCGAAGTCCGCGCGATGGTCGGCGGCGCGAATCCGCAGTTCGCGGGCTATAACCGCGCGATGCAGGCGCGCCGCTCGATTGGCTCGCTCGCCAAACCGGCGACCTACCTGACCGCGTTAAGCCAGCCGAACACCTATCGTCTCAACACCTGGATCGCCGATGCGCCGATCTCCCTGCGCCAGCCGAACGGGCAGGTGTGGTCGCCGCAGAACGACGATCACCGCTTCAGCGGTCAGGTGATGCTGGTGGATGCGCTGACGCGCTCCATGAACGTGCCGACGGTAAACCTCGGTATGGCGCTCGGTCTGCCAGCCGTGACTGACACCTGGAAAAAACTCGGCGCGCCGGAAAATCAGCTGCACGCCGTACCGTCGATGCTGCTGGGCGCGCTGAACCTGACGCCGGTAGAAGTGGCGCAGGCGTTCCAGACCATCGCGAGCGGCGGCAACCGCGCCCAGCTCTCCGTGCTGCGTTCGGTGATCGCCGAAGATGGCAGCGTGCTGTATCAGAGCTTCCCGCAGTCGGAGCGCGCCGTACCGGCGCAGGCCGCCTACCTGACGCTCTGGACGATGCAGCAGGTCGTGCAGCGCGGCACCGGCCATGCGCTGGCGGTGAAATTCCCGAAACTGCATCTCGCCGGGAAAACGGGGACCACCAACAACAACGTCGACACCTGGTTTGCCGGTATCGACGGGCGTGAAGTGGTGATCACCTGGGTGGGTCGCGACAACAACCAGCCGACCAAGCTCTACGGGGCCAGCGGCGCGATGGCGATTTACCAGCGCTATCTGACTAACCAGTCGCCGATCCCGCTGGATCTGACGCCGCCTGAAGATATCGTCGACATGGGCGTTGACGATATGGGCAATTTCCTGTGCGGCGGCGGTGGAACGCGCACGCTGCCGGTCTGGACCAGCGATCCGAACGCGCTCTGCCAGCAGAGCCAGCCGGTCGCGCCGTCGGGCAATCCGTTCGATCAGTCCGCGCCGCAGCAGCCGCAACAGCAGCAGCCTCAACAGGCGCCGCAGCAGGAAGAGAAGAGCGACGGCGTCGCAGGCTGGATTAAAGATATGTTCGGCAGCAACTGA